A window of Solea solea chromosome 18, fSolSol10.1, whole genome shotgun sequence contains these coding sequences:
- the nrde2 gene encoding nuclear exosome regulator NRDE2 isoform X3: MYCVLFQGYSRDVVTSGRGQGLQLGLDWLNNKSFQTKDALSLHSHLLKDNDKSVDRYFSSSTEEAEDDNSAPPKKKKKKRKKKKKHKKKKGGRCSHSSGSDSETTYPSDLKREQEEKRSKTAPLASCFSWLDDLQSPTEHPYCVDHKPDPANWTYKSLYRGDVARYRRKGSSSMGLDPRRQGVSWDESESNKKQKSGDKKKSADRYFSAVSRQLLRSGAALPTLPKAPDCSDVISSISFLSLSVDDVKNNGGDTSDRVPTSSVNPLGVYDSSTALWLQGKGQPDQTEQQKQKHDADTGKSTVLTTKRTEEFNRQLREQPADTQLWIKFIKYQDELNLAEFGGEGEQRESQSTEHRRSSYRAVLDKKLSIAERAVDTNPGCIALQLERLRICQELWESSALAKEWKKLVFVHPNSAPLWREYLLFTQSYFSNFTVSKVNAAYGKCLSTLSSVRDGSMVSHPALPGIEEDMLGIFVQQCHFLRQSGHSEKAFSLFQAMIDFTFFKPDSVRKLTTKQQVEFFEPFWDSGEERIGELGAKGWKSWMHQQERGGWIQPSADDEEEEEEEEEEEVKDRSQPRGTVWLDVESSREAAHWLPWRPDKAKGQSEEDCEDPDRQVLFDDIGPSLIYLSSPELQLSLLLHFLSFLGLPVDSVLSAAPCLPSLLMENLSLITQGHDPQHPLTSYDLADPGISSVGHMTTLQGSRKWVGLGKHGERFVTNVFNMVQPVLLPRHRAVLSLSWMQYEKLKVLRCLHSGNKRRLRSQGKSSKRVAKRLLKEPENRSSLVLWREYAHMEWMLGNLDEARKVFTTATGIEGTRGLSSPALCELCLLWSQLEVEDRGAQGGGQADVTTSPAVLVLTKLAEGTCSSDPSSQSLSPVSVLKARRSYEQTLTAHLSALDQVLSNLHTKRKGEEDLPGEKLRLRGLVGCYALFQYLTVGIHAAHTVYSQAREKMEALHHTLTLDIHSNEEDKHHSTDARKAASRLHVSMLVSECEALAVQQAAMLRYHNSISVFPLATLRQMLTSALSTWPGSAPLWSIYIQVENRYHSAGRARRFFHSVTRDNVSVVPRLFAIVTEQQRKQLVDAAQRSCFHDAALTVLPENGLSNRIRGLFESAIATETGARCPLLWRMYMYFLVSEGKVDKATSIFYKALQNIPWVKGLYMDAVKLFPEHLQQFVDLMTEKELRLRLPLEELDILLED; this comes from the exons ATGTACTGTGTCCTTTTTCAGGGTTACAGTCGTGATGTGGTGACATCAGGGCGTGGACAAGGGTTACAGTTAG GGTTGGACTGGCTGAACAACAAGAGTTTTCAGACAAAGGATGCCCTCTCTCTTCACAGTCACCTTTTAAAGGACAACGACAAAAg TGTAGACAGATATTTCAGCAGCTCTACGGAGGAAGCAGAGGACGATAACAGTGCTccccccaaaaagaagaaaaagaagaggaaaaaaaagaaaaaacacaaaaagaagaagggtGGCAGGTGTTCACACAGCAGTGGCTCTGACTCTGAAACCACCTATCCCAGTGATCTCAAAAGGGAACAAGAGGAGAAAAG ATCAAAAACTGCTCCATTAGCTAGTTGTTTCTCCTGGTTGGATGATCTGCAGTCACCCACAGAGCATCCATACTGTGTGGACCATAAACCAGACCCAGCCAACTGGACCTACAAGTCCCTGTACAGAGGAGATGTTGCGAG GTACAGGAGGAAAGGCAGCTCGTCAATGGGTCTGGACCCTCGCAGACAAGGAGTCAGTTGGGATGAGTCAGAGTCAAATAAGAAACAGAAAAGTGGAGACAAGAAGAAATCAGCAGACAGATACTTCTCTGCAGTCAGTCGGCAGTTGCTGAGGTCAGGAGCTGCTCTCCCTACGTTACCAAAGGCTCCTGATTGTAGCGATGTCATCAGTTCCATCTCCTTCCTCTCACTGAGTGTTGACGATGTGAAGAACAATGGAGGAGACACAA GTGATAGAGTGCCGACATCGTCAGTAAATCCGCTCGGTGTCTATGACTCTTCCACGGCCCTGTGGCTGCAGGGGAAGGGACAGCCGGACcagacagagcagcagaaacagaaacacgACGCAGACACTGGAAAGAGCACCGTGCTCACAACCAAGAGGACTGAAGAGTTTAACAGGCAGCTCAGAGAACAGCCAGCAGACACGCAGCTGTGGATAAAATTCATCAAATACCAG GATGAGCTGAATTTAGCAGAGTTTGGAGGTGAAGGGGAGCAGCGGGAGAGCCAGTCAACTGAGCACCGCAGGTCTTCATACCGAGCCGTGCTGGACAAAAAGCTAAGCATTGCAGAGCGTGCAGTGGACACCAACCCTGGCTGCATTGCTCTGCAGCTGGAGAGGCTCAGGATCTGCCAGGAGCTCTGGGAGTCATCAGCTCTCGCTAAAGAATGGAAGAAACTG GTGTTCGTCCACCCAAACAGTGCCCCCCTGTGGAGGGAGTATCTGCTCTTCACCCAGAGCTACTTTAGCAACTTCACGGTGTCCAAGGTCAATGCAGCCTATGGGAAGTGTCTGAGCACACTCAGCTCTGTACGAGATGGCAGCATGGTCTCTCACCCAGCTCTCCCAGGGATTGAGGAGGATATGTTGG GTATCTTCGTCCAACAGTGTCATTTCCTGCGTCAGTCTGGTCACTCAGAGAAGGCCTTTTCTCTGTTTCAGGCCATGATTGACTTCACTTTCTTCAAACCTGACAGTGTACGAAAACTGACCACCAAGcagcag GTGGAGTTCTTTGAGCCTTTTTGGGACAGTGGGGAGGAAAGAATCGGGGAATTGGGGGCCAAAGGCTGGAAATCCTGGATGCACCAACAAGAGCGTGGAGGGTGGATACAGCCAAGTGcag acgatgaagaggaggaggaagaagaggaggaggaggaggtgaaggatcGGAGCCAACCCAGAGGAACGGTCTGGCTGGACGTGGAGTCGTCTCGTGAAGCAGCTCACTGGTTGCCTTGGAGGCCTGACAAAGCTAAAGGGCAATCAGAGGAGGACTGTGAGGATCCAGACAGACAG GTGCTGTTTGATGACATCGGTCCATCCCTGATTTATCTGTCTTCACCAGAGCTCCAGCTCAGTCTTCTCCTCCATTTCTTGTCATTCCTGGGGCTGCCTGTTGACTCTGtgctctctgctgccccctgtctGCCTAGTCTGCTGATGGAGAACCTGTCTTTAATCACTCAGG GTCATGATCCCCAGCACCCCCTGACCTCCTATGACCTCGCTGACCCTGGGATTAGCTCTGTAGGACACATGACTACTCTTCAGGGAAGCAGGAAATGGGTGGGGCTTGGAAAGCACGGCGAGAGGTTTGTCACCAATGTGTTCAACATGGTTCAGCCAGTGCTTCTTCCTCGACACCGAGCAGTCCTGTCACTCAGCTGGATGCAGTATGAGAAACTCAAA GTCTTGCGCTGTTTGCACAGTGGCAACAAAAGACGTCTACGCTCTCAAGGCAAGAGTAGCAAGCGCGTTGCCAAGCGACTGCTCAAGGAACCTGAAAACCGCTCGTCGTTGGTGCTGTGGCGTGAGTATGCGCACATGGAGTGGATGCTGGGCAACTTGGACGAAGCTCGCAAAGTCTTCACCACAGCCACGGGGATAGAGGGAACCAGAGGGTTGAGTAGCCCCGCCCTCTGTGAGCTGTGTCTCCTGTGGTCCCAgctggaggtggaggacagaggtGCGCAAGGAGGGGGGCAAGCTGATGTAACCACGTCTCCAGCTGTGTTGGTGCTAACTAAGTTAGCAGAAGGAACCTGCTCTTCGGATCCATCCTCCCAGTCCCTGTCTCCAGTCTCTGTTCTGAAAGCCAGACGGTCTTACGAGCAGACCCTGACAGCACACTTGTCAGCCCTAGACCAAGTCCTCAGCAACCTTCACACCAAAAGAAAAG GTGAGGAGGATCTTCCAGGAGAGAAGCTGAGGCTGCGTGGTCTAGTTGGCTGCTATGCTCTGTTCCAGTATCTCACAGTGGGCATCCATGCAGCTCACACTGTCTACAGCCAGGCCAGAGAGAAGATGGAGGCGCTGCATCACACACTAACATTAGATATTCATAGCAATGAAGAAGATAAACATCATAGCACTGATGCTAGAAAAGCTGCATCTAGGCTCCATGTTTCCATGCTGGTGTCAGAGTGTGAAGCATTAGCAGTGCAGCAGGCAGCCATGCTCAGGTACCACAACAGCATCAGTGTGTTTCCACTGgccacactgagacaaatgctGACATCTGCCCTCTCAACATGGCCCGGCAGCGCCCCCCTGTGGAGCATATACATACAG GTGGAAAACCGTTACCATAGCGCCGGCAGAGCGCGTCGCTTCTTTCACTCTGTAACCAGGGACAACGTGAGTGTGGTGCCGCGCCTCTTTGCCATTGTGACTGAACAACAAAGGAAGCAGCTGGTGGATGCTGCTCAGAG GTCTTGTTTCCATGATGCTGCCTTGACTGTCCTGCCAGAGAATGGCCTCAGCAACCGTATCCGTGGACTGTTTGAAAGCGCCATAGCAACAGAGACGGGCGCCCGCTGTCCGTTACTTTGGAGGATGTATATGTACTTCCTG gtgtCTGAGGGGAAGGTGGATAAGGCCACATCAATCTTTTACAAGGCCTTGCAGAATATTCCCTGGGTTAAG GGTTTATACATGGATGCTGTGAAGCTTTTCCCTGAGCATCTGCAGCAGTTCGTAGATCTGATGACGGAGAAGGAACTCCGACTCAGACTGCCTTTGGAAGAACTGGATATACTTCTGGAAGACTGA
- the LOC131444512 gene encoding tubulin beta-4B chain-like, with protein MREIVHLQAGQCGNQIGAKFWEVISDEHGIDPTGTYHGDSDLQLERINVYYNEASGGKYVPRAVLVDLEPGTMDSVRSGPFGQIFRPDNFVFGQSGAGNNWAKGHYTEGAELVDSVLDVVRKEAESCDCLQGFQLTHSLGGGTGSGMGTLLISKIREEYPDRIMNTFSVVPSPKVSDTVVEPYNATLSVHQLVENTDETYCIDNEALYDICFRTLKLTTPTYGDLNHLVSATMSGVTTCLRFPGQLNADLRKLAVNMVPFPRLHFFMPGFAPLTSRGSQQYRALTVPELTQQMFDAKNMMAACDPRHGRYLTVAAIFRGRMSMKEVDEQMLNVQNKNSSYFVEWIPNNVKTAVCDIPPRGLKMAATFIGNSTAIQELFKRISEQFTAMFRRKAFLHWYTGEGMDEMEFTEAESNMNDLVSEYQQYQDATADEEGEFDEEEEEEAA; from the exons ATGAGGGAAATCGTTCACCTGCAGGCCGGCCAATGTGGAAACCAAATTGGAGCCAAG TTCTGGGAGGTGATTAGTGACGAACATGGCATCGACCCGACCGGAACATACCACGGGGACAGCGACCTGCAGCTGGAGAGAATCAACGTGTATTACAACGAGGCATCAG GTGGAAAGTATGTCCCCCGCGCAGTGCTGGTCGACTTGGAGCCAGGAACGATGGACTCTGTGAGGTCTGGTCCATTTGGCCAGATCTTCAGACCGGACAactttgtctttg GCCAGAGTGGAGCTGGTAACAACTGGGCCAAAGGCCACTACACTGAGGGCGCTGAGCTGGTAGACTCTGTGTTGGATGTGGTGAGGAAGGAGGCTGAGAGCTGCGACTGCCTGCAGGGCTTCcagctcacacactctctgGGAGGAGGCACAGGTTCCGGTATGGGCACACTGCTCATCAGCAAAATCCGGGAGGAGTATCCAGACCGTATCATGAACACTTTCAGCGTGGTGCCCTCACCCAAG GTGTCAGACACAGTGGTGGAGCCCTACAACGCCACCCTGTCTGTCCACCAGCTGGTGGAGAACACCGATGAGACCTACTGCATTGATAATGAGGCTCTGTACGACATCTGCTTCCGCACACTCAAACTCACCACACCCACATACGGTGACCTCAACCACCTTGTGTCAGCCACCATGAGTGGGGTGACCACCTGCCTGCGCTTCCCAGGCCAGCTCAATGCTGATCTGAGGAAACTGGCAGTCAACATGGTGCCATTCCCCAGGCTGCACTTCTTCATGCCAGGCTTCGCCCCCCTGACCAGCAGAGGCAGCCAGCAGTACAG ggCACTGACGGTCCCTGAACTCACCCAGCAGATGTTCGACGCCAAGAACATGATGGCCGCCTGCGACCCACGCCACGGCCGTTACCTTACAGTCGCCGCCATCTTCCGTGGCCGCATGTCCATGAAGGAGGTAGACGAGCAgatgctgaatgtgcagaacaAGAACAGCAGCTACTTCGTCGAATGGATCCCCAACAACGTCAAGACAGCCGTCTGCGACATCCCCCCACGTGGCCTCAAAATGGCCGCCACCTTCATCGGCAACAGCACCGCCATCCAGGAGTTGTTCAAGCGCATCTCAGAGCAGTTCACCGCCATGTTCCGCCGCAAGGCCTTCCTCCATTG gtaCACTGGCGAGGGCATGGACGAGATGGAGTTCACAGAGGCCGAGAGCAACATGAATGACCTGGTGTCCGAGTACCAGCAGTACCAGGACGCCACTGCTGATGAAGAGGGCGAGtttgatgaggaggaagaggaagaggcggCCTAA